One genomic window of Aquisalimonas sp. 2447 includes the following:
- the cysB gene encoding HTH-type transcriptional regulator CysB produces MKLNQLRYICEVERRDLNVSAAAEALYTSQPGVSKQIRMLEEELGVQIFERSGKHLTQVTPAGKDILQAARRILGDAENIRAIADEHQDDARGSLSIATTHTQARHALPGVVTAFREQYPNVSLHMHQGTPMQIAELAAHGGVDFAIATEAIDLFEDLVMMPCYRWNRSVIVPEDHPLLDEHPLTLRSLARYPLVTYVFGFTGRSKLDQAYRQEGLEPEVVFTATDSEVIKTYVRLGLGVGIVASMAYEPERDAGLRAIPAANLFESSVTNIGFRRGTYLRSYMYEFVRLFAPHLTREVVDRAMAVRTHEEREALFAELAPVLAEH; encoded by the coding sequence ATGAAACTCAACCAACTGCGTTACATCTGCGAAGTCGAGCGTCGGGATCTGAATGTCTCGGCGGCTGCCGAAGCCCTCTACACCTCCCAGCCCGGTGTCAGCAAACAGATCCGGATGCTGGAAGAAGAACTCGGCGTACAGATCTTCGAGCGCAGCGGCAAGCATCTGACTCAGGTTACTCCGGCCGGCAAGGACATTCTGCAGGCCGCACGCCGTATCCTGGGCGATGCCGAGAACATTCGCGCCATTGCCGATGAGCACCAGGACGATGCCCGCGGCAGTCTCTCCATCGCCACTACGCACACCCAGGCCCGCCACGCGCTGCCCGGCGTCGTCACCGCCTTCCGCGAGCAATACCCGAACGTGAGCCTGCACATGCACCAGGGCACGCCGATGCAGATTGCAGAACTCGCGGCCCACGGCGGCGTCGATTTCGCCATCGCCACCGAGGCCATCGACTTGTTCGAGGACCTGGTGATGATGCCCTGTTACCGTTGGAACCGCAGTGTGATCGTCCCCGAGGACCACCCGCTGCTGGACGAACACCCCCTGACTCTGCGTTCCCTGGCCCGCTATCCCTTGGTGACGTATGTCTTCGGCTTCACCGGCCGCTCCAAACTGGACCAGGCGTACCGCCAGGAGGGGCTGGAGCCGGAGGTGGTTTTCACGGCCACCGATTCGGAGGTGATCAAGACCTACGTCCGCCTGGGGCTCGGTGTTGGCATCGTTGCCAGCATGGCCTACGAGCCGGAGCGGGACGCCGGCCTGCGTGCCATCCCGGCGGCGAATCTGTTCGAGTCCAGCGTCACCAACATCGGCTTCCGCCGGGGCACCTACCTGCGCAGCTACATGTACGAGTTCGTCCGCCTGTTTGCGCCCCACCTCACCCGGGAGGTGGTGGATCGCGCCATGGCGGTGCGTACCCACGAGGAGCGGGAGGCCCTGTTCGCCGAGCTGGCGCCGGTGCTGGCCGAACACTGA
- the cobA gene encoding uroporphyrinogen-III C-methyltransferase encodes MNDCMTLRLRDNGRPTLVIGSHPDAKRLLAILGRDATDFAGMGAKWPPGVRPWAPAGAEPDITEAVAQSALLVILDPAESCADDALAAAQAGRVPCWIPTAPERGTAEPALPPLTGPATDWLAESEGAVRAAQGTQPGVGDVSLVGAGPGAPDLLTLRGLRALQTADVVIFDRLVADALLEQVPPRCERIYVGKRRRDHPVPQEEINTLLLRHARAGKRVVRLKGGDPFIFGRGGEEIEHLMEAGIPFRVIPGITAASGCAAYAGIPLTHRDYAQSCAFVTGHRKDGELDLDFRGLVREGQTLVFYMGLHSLRDVCAGLMGEGMAPEMPAALVQQGTTRAQTIIEGTVSDLADAVESREVRAPTLLIIGEVVRLRRRLDWFHGSGETMAWASPDRELTS; translated from the coding sequence ATGAATGACTGCATGACGCTGCGGCTGCGCGACAACGGCCGGCCGACCCTCGTGATCGGCTCTCACCCTGACGCGAAGCGGTTGCTGGCGATCCTGGGCCGGGACGCCACTGACTTCGCCGGCATGGGCGCGAAATGGCCGCCGGGGGTGAGGCCGTGGGCGCCAGCCGGGGCAGAACCGGACATCACCGAAGCGGTGGCACAGTCTGCACTGTTGGTGATCCTTGACCCTGCAGAGTCCTGCGCTGATGACGCTCTGGCCGCTGCACAGGCGGGGCGCGTCCCGTGCTGGATCCCGACGGCACCGGAACGTGGAACCGCGGAGCCGGCGTTGCCGCCGCTGACCGGGCCGGCCACCGACTGGCTGGCGGAGTCGGAGGGTGCTGTGCGCGCGGCCCAGGGAACCCAACCCGGTGTTGGTGACGTGAGTCTGGTAGGCGCCGGGCCCGGTGCACCGGATCTGTTGACCCTGCGCGGGCTGCGGGCCCTGCAGACCGCCGACGTGGTGATCTTTGACCGCCTGGTTGCCGACGCGCTCCTGGAGCAGGTGCCGCCGCGCTGCGAGCGGATCTACGTGGGCAAGCGCCGGCGGGATCATCCGGTGCCACAGGAGGAAATCAATACCCTGCTGTTGCGCCATGCCCGCGCGGGCAAGCGCGTCGTGCGCCTGAAGGGGGGCGACCCATTCATCTTCGGGCGTGGCGGCGAGGAGATCGAGCATCTCATGGAAGCCGGCATCCCGTTCCGGGTGATTCCCGGCATTACCGCGGCCAGTGGCTGTGCCGCCTACGCCGGTATACCGCTGACCCACCGCGACTACGCTCAGTCCTGTGCCTTCGTTACCGGTCACCGCAAGGACGGTGAGCTGGATCTGGATTTCCGCGGCCTGGTGCGGGAGGGCCAGACCCTGGTGTTCTACATGGGATTGCACAGCCTGCGCGATGTGTGTGCCGGGCTGATGGGTGAGGGCATGGCACCGGAGATGCCGGCCGCCCTGGTCCAGCAAGGGACCACCCGCGCTCAGACCATCATCGAGGGAACCGTCAGTGATCTTGCCGATGCGGTGGAGAGCCGCGAGGTGCGGGCACCGACACTGCTGATCATTGGTGAGGTGGTACGTCTGCGCCGGCGCCTGGACTGGTTTCATGGCTCAGGCGAAACCATGGCCTGGGCCAGTCCGGATCGTGAGCTGACATCCTGA